Within Citromicrobium bathyomarinum, the genomic segment CCGTTCGAGCGAGCCTTCCGGGTCGACCAGCACGTCGGCAATGTTCTGGACGTCGCGCACCTCGTTGATGCCGCGCCGCACTTCCATCAGCGGATTATAGGCTGCCGACGCTTCATTGGTCGGATCGAACAGAAGCGTGCGGCTGAAGCTGGACCGGAAACCAGCGGTCAGCTCCCAGTTCTCGCCCTTGATGTCATGGACGATCGCCGAGTGCGGCCAGGTCAGCAGCGTCGGCACGACAAGGCCGACCCCCTTGCCGCTGCGCGTCGGTGCGAAACAGAGTACATGTTCTGGCCCGTCGTGGCGAAGATAGAGATTGGCGTGTTGGCCGATAATGACGCCCTTGCCCGCCAGAAGGCCAGCGCGCGCGATTTCGGAACGGGTCGCCCAGCGCGCCGAGCCATAGGTCGCGCTGTTCCTGATTTCTCGGGCGCGCCAGACCGACATGCCGATCGCGACCACGACCGACACGAGACCGCCCGATGCAGCAATCATTCCGCCGGTTTCGAAGATGCGCGGCGCATAGGCTTCGTAGCTGAACCACCACCAGAAGATGGCATAAGGCGGATAGACAGGCGCTCCGGAAACACTGAACCACGGCGCGCCCAATTGCGCCTGATAGCCGAGCGCGTATGCCGTCCACTGAGTGCCCGCCCAGACGCCTGCGAGCGTGAGAGCGAAGACGACGAGTATCTGACCCCACAATATCCGGGTTGCCGACAAGGCTGTCTCCTTTCGTGAAAGGCAGCACGGCGGCTTTGCATCGCATATTCAAGTCAGAAGCTGCGTGATCGCAGGCTGGCGTAGCGAAAGCGGGAAGCGGCTAGATTGCTTCCCAATCAAAGGCAGGATTGCCGGACCAGGTCAGGCGATACATCGCCCCTTGCGCGACCGATTGCACGACATTGGGCCACAAGGCCGCGATGCAGGTTCCGCCCGCATGGCGGACCGAAGAATAGATAATCCCGTTATGGCCGGCGGCGCGCGCCTGCGCCGCTAGAGCATTGCCGACCGGATAGCCTTTCGTCTTGTCCGGATCGAGTGCGGGGTGATCAGGCACGCCGCGCAGATCGATAAAGACCCCCGCCATGCTGGCGATCATCTCGCCATATTCGACAACGGCATCGAAATCGTCGGCATCGGCGAGCGCCTGCGTCAGGTGATGACCGACCTCGGCGATGCAGGTCTCGACATCGAGCGCGGCATACCATGCGCCGCGGTTCGCGGGGTTGAAGCGATTGGGCTCGCGCGGCTTGGCATAGGCGAAGCTCGCATTGATAAATCTGGCATGCGGCACGCCGTGAACCAGCTCGTCGGCTGTCAGCCCGCCAAGCCCGCGCTCTTCGGCGATCAGGCGCGAACTCGTCGCCCCCTCGATTTCAGCGAGCAGCGCAAGCTCTTCACCATTGTCGGCTAGCGGAGCCATGACCGCTTCGCGCAAACGCGCGCTGGAAACGAGCCGGACCGTCCGCTCGAAGGCTTCGCGGATCTGCGGCGGCTCGCCCTCCTCCTCAGAGCCCGCCACGAAGCGCGTCGATATATTGCCTAGTCTCTAACATGCGCGGAATACCGCCTTCGATCATTGCCTGGATGGGCGAGCGGCGATCGAAGACCGGAGCCCTGTTTTCGAGTTTCGGCCAGCGGTCGGCCATGTCGTTGGCAAACAGCAGGTGCAGCCCCTTGAACAGGCCGATCAGCGCCGACGCGCGGGTCAACTGGTCCTGACCGAGCGAGCCCTCCCATGTTCCGGCTTTCATCCGGTCCCAGGTGCTTTCGGACACGCCGAGCAGTGCAGCACCGTCGGCGTTGCTCGCACCCCAAGCCTCGATGAGCCGCAGCACGGCTTTTACCGCAGCGCTGGTGAGGCGGCTGCGATCACCGTCGCTTGCAAAGGTCTGAAGCCCCGGGGGAGCTTCGGCATGTTGAATCGCTGCACTTACCATATCGCATCTCCTGATGCGTTTATAAGCATCATATGGTGCGTTTGTCAAGATTTCCGTTTAGATGCCGGTGCTCATCAAACCGCCGGCCCGCGCGAGCGCGCAAAGTTCCAATCGACACCGCCGCGTGCATTAACCTTGCCAGCGACTTCTTTTCCAAGATGCCGCTCGAGGTCTTGCCTCCAGGGCACGAGCTGGAAACCCACTCCGTCATCGATCATGGCGAAGCGACCCGACGCCAGCGAAATGCGCTCGCGGTAGATGCCGGAAATGTGATCGCCTTCCGTTACCGGATTTGCCAGACGACCATGACGCGCAGCCAGCGCTTTACCTGCCGCGTCCAGTTCCTGCTTGCGGAGCGCTCCGAGAAGGTTGCGCACCAAGGTCACGCTCCTACCATGTCGCTTCGCAAGACTTTGATCGACGAGCCAGTCACGGCGCTCGTCAAGAGCCTTCCGGACTTCATTGCCGAAGCCGCCTCCCAGCGACGCGGCTCGTGCCGACAGCAGCTGCCGGTCGAGCCAGGTCGCCCCGCGCGCGTCAATCTGCCGCTCGAGCGGCAGGTCCGAGCGCACCAGCAGGCTTTCGCGCCGCCGCCCCTTGCGGTCGGTCCATT encodes:
- a CDS encoding RES family NAD+ phosphorylase produces the protein MAGSEEEGEPPQIREAFERTVRLVSSARLREAVMAPLADNGEELALLAEIEGATSSRLIAEERGLGGLTADELVHGVPHARFINASFAYAKPREPNRFNPANRGAWYAALDVETCIAEVGHHLTQALADADDFDAVVEYGEMIASMAGVFIDLRGVPDHPALDPDKTKGYPVGNALAAQARAAGHNGIIYSSVRHAGGTCIAALWPNVVQSVAQGAMYRLTWSGNPAFDWEAI
- a CDS encoding antitoxin Xre-like helix-turn-helix domain-containing protein, with amino-acid sequence MVSAAIQHAEAPPGLQTFASDGDRSRLTSAAVKAVLRLIEAWGASNADGAALLGVSESTWDRMKAGTWEGSLGQDQLTRASALIGLFKGLHLLFANDMADRWPKLENRAPVFDRRSPIQAMIEGGIPRMLETRQYIDALRGGL